A stretch of Brassica rapa cultivar Chiifu-401-42 chromosome A08, CAAS_Brap_v3.01, whole genome shotgun sequence DNA encodes these proteins:
- the LOC103835429 gene encoding uncharacterized protein LOC103835429 → MTLGNSSNHKSHHHPRHQRDSVKEFRVSFAAEEPIHVLEYEDMRRTQSERMSRREATKQVDVDKEADEFIKFEHRKFCKWTTAKSI, encoded by the coding sequence ATGACACTTGGAAACTCCTCTAACCACAAATCTCATCATCATCCTCGTCATCAACGCGACTCGGTGAAGGAGTTTCGAGTTTCCTTTGCAGCTGAAGAACCGATCCATGTCTTGGAGTATGAGGATATGAGGAGGACTCAGAGCGAGAGAATGAGTAGGAGAGAGGCTACAAAACAAGTGGATGTTGACAAGGAAGCAGATGAATTCATCAAGTTTGAGCATAGGAAGTTCTGTAAGTGGACGACGGCTAAGAGCATCTAG